From one Balaenoptera acutorostrata chromosome 6, mBalAcu1.1, whole genome shotgun sequence genomic stretch:
- the LRRC8A gene encoding volume-regulated anion channel subunit LRRC8A, which translates to MIPVTELRYFADTQPAYRILKPWWDVFTDYISIVMLMIAVFGGTLQVTQDKMICLPCKWVTKDSCNDSFRGWAAPGPEPRYPNSTILPTPDAGPTGIKYDLDRHQYNYVDAVCYENRLHWFAKYFPYLVLLHTLIFLACSNFWFKFPRTSSKLEHFVSILLKCFDSPWTTRALSETVVEESDPKPAFSKMNGSTDKKSSTVSEDVEATVPMLQRTKSRIEQGIVDRSETGVLDKKEGEQAKALFEKVKKFRTHVEEGDIVYRLYMRQTIIKVIKFILIICYTVYYVHNIKFDVDCTVDIESLTGYRTYRCAHPLATLFKILASFYISLVIFYGLICMYTLWWMLRRSLKKYSFESIREESSYSDIPDVKNDFAFMLHLIDQYDPLYSKRFAVFLSEVSENKLRQLNLNNEWTLDKLRQRLTKNAQDKLELHLFMLSGIPDTVFDLVELEVLKLELIPDVTIPPSIAQLTGLKELWLYHTAAKIEAPALAFLRENLRALHIKFTDIKEIPLWIYSLKTLEELHLTGNLSAENNRYIVIDGLRELKRLKVLRLKSNLSKLPQVVTDVGVHLQKLSINNEGTKLIVLNSLKKMANLTELELIRCDLERIPHSIFSLHNLQEIDLKDNNLKTIEEIISFQHLHRLTCLKLWYNHIAYIPIQIGNLTNLERLYLNRNKIEKIPTQLFYCRKLRYLDLSHNNLTFLPADIGLLQNLQNLAVTANRIEALPPELFQCRKLRALHLGNNVLQSLPSRVGELTSLTQIELRGNRLECLPVELGECPLLKRSGLVVEEDLFNTLPPEVKERLWRADKEQA; encoded by the exons ATGATTCCGGTGACAGAGCTCCGCTACTTTGCGGACACGCAGCCAGCGTACCGGATCCTGAAGCCGTGGTGGGACGTGTTCACCGACTACATCTCCATCGTCATGCTGATGATCGCGGTTTTTGGCGGCACGTTGCAGGTCACCCAGGACAAGATGATCTGCCTGCCGTGTAAGTGGGTCACCAAGGACTCCTGCAACGACTCGTTCCGGGGCTGGGCGGCCCCTGGCCCAGAGCCCCGCTACCCCAACTCCACCATCTTGCCGACCCCCGACGCTGGCCCCACGGGCATCAAGTATGACCTGGACAGGCACCAGTACAACTATGTGGACGCCGTGTGCTACGAGAACCGCCTGCACTGGTTCGCCAAGTACTTCCCCTACCTGGTGCTTCTGCACACACTCATCTTCCTGGCCTGCAGCAACTTCTGGTTCAAGTTCCCTCGCACCAGCTCGAAGCTGGAGCATTTTGTGTCCATCCTGCTCAAGTGCTTCGACTCGCCCTGGACCACACGAGCCCTGTCGGAGACGGTGGTGGAGGAGAGCGACCCCAAGCCGGCCTTCAGCAAGATGAACGGCTCCACGGACAAGAAGTCGTCGACGGTCAGCGAGGACGTGGAGGCCACCGTGCCCATGCTGCAGCGAACCAAGTCTCGGATCGAGCAGGGCATCGTGGACCGCTCAGAGACAGGCGTGCTGGACAAGAAGGAGGGGGAGCAGGCCAAGGCACTGTTCGAGAAGGTGAAGAAGTTCCGGACCCATGTGGAGGAGGGGGACATCGTGTACCGTCTCTACATGCGGCAGACCATCATCAAGGTGATCAAATTCATCCTCATCATCTGCTACACCGTCTACTACGTGCACAACATCAAGTTTGACGTGGACTGCACCGTGGACATCGAGAGCCTGACGGGCTACCGCACGTACCGGTGCGCCCACCCCCTGGCCACGCTCTTCAAGATCCTGGCATCCTTCTACATCAGCCTGGTCATCTTCTATGGCCTCATCTGCATGTACACGCTCTGGTGGATGCTCCGGCGCTCCCTCAAGAAGTACTCATTCGAGTCCATCCGCGAGGAGAGCAGCTACAGCGACATCCCCGATGTCAAGAACGACTTCGCCTTCATGCTGCACCTCATCGACCAGTACGACCCGCTCTACTCCAAGCGCTTTGCCGTCTTCCTGTCGGAGGTGAGTGAGAACAAGCTGCGGCAGCTGAACCTCAACAACGAGTGGACACTGGACAAACTGCGGCAGCGGCTCACCAAGAACGCGCAGGACAAGCTGGAGCTGCACCTGTTCATGCTCAGCGGCATCCCCGACACCGTGTTCGACCTGGTGGAGCTGGAGGTGCTGAAGCTGGAGCTGATCCCCGACGTGACCATCCCGCCCAGCATCGCGCAGCTCACGGGCCTCAAGGAGCTGTGGCTGTACCACACGGCCGCCAAGATCGAGGCACCCGCCCTGGCCTTCCTGCGCGAGAACCTGCGGGCGCTGCACATCAAGTTCACGGACATCAAGGAGATCCCGCTGTGGATCTACAGCCTGAAGACGCTGGAGGAGCTGCACCTGACAGGCAACCTGAGCGCGGAGAACAACCGCTACATCGTCATCGACGGGCTGCGCGAGCTCAAGCGGCTCAAGGTGCTGCGGCTCAAGAGCAACTTGAGCAAGCTGCCGCAGGTGGTCACGGACGTGGGCGTGCACCTGCAGAAGCTGTCCATCAACAACGAGGGCACCAAGCTCATCGTCCTCAACAGCCTCAAGAAGATGGCCAACCTGACGGAGCTGGAGCTGATCCGCTGCGACCTGGAGCGGATCCCCCACTCCATCTTCAGCCTCCACAACCTGCAGGAGATCGACCTCAAGGACAACAACCTCAAGACCATCGAGGAGATCATCAGTTTCCAGCACCTGCACCGCCTCACCTGCCTTAAGCTGTGGTACAACCACATCGCCTACATCCCCATCCAGATCGGCAACCTCACCAACCTCGAGCGCCTCTACCTGAACCGCAACAAGATCGAGAAGATCCCCACCCAGCTCTTCTACTGCCGCAAGCTGCGCTACCTGGACCTCAGCCACAACAACCTGACCTTCCTCCCCGCTGACATCGGCCTCCTGCAGAACCTCCAGAACCTGGCTGTCACGGCCAACCGG ATCGAGGCGCTGCCCCCGGAGCTCTTCCAGTGCCGGAAGCTGCGGGCCCTGCACCTGGGCAACAACGTCCTGCAGTCGCTGCCCTCACGGGTGGGCGAGCTGACCAGCCTGACCCAGATCGAGCTGCGGGGCAACCGGCTGGAGTGCCTGCCTGTGGAGCTGGGCGAGTGCCCCCTGCTCAAGCGCAGTGGCCTGGTGGTGGAGGAGGACCTGTTCAACACTCTGCCCCCCGAGGTGAAGGAGCGGCTCTGGAGGGCTGACAAGGAGCAGGCCTGA